The Cryptomeria japonica chromosome 9, Sugi_1.0, whole genome shotgun sequence DNA segment gttaaaagtaaatcttgttaaagattacaaacacattgctagatgtgacccggttaagggatttccctcagatctgttaggatctttactttgttagaagtgaccttgtcaaaggatttcaaacactcatttagaatgttaccttgctagagggtttacaaataagactattaagtccactcgattaagagattttctgtcacttacaaaataacagtaataaaatatatctgcaacttcacatctaaaatgctaaagtagattcctatttgctcaaaacaatcctaTCATAGGACTTATCTGCCCCTCTactaggctctctactctgttattcaaacaggtcttcaagcttctgtgctcggtaatcactatgtagcatccctgtgcttacacttgcccgcatacattgtttatcaacaattccttatttataaacaatttgctaaccgctaaatctccttgatcacatttcccatgatcaatcatagccatcaaatcttcaatcttgactaggttcaatgtatccttccgatttgaaaacgttttaccttgcctcgggacttgcattcctttcttggaacttgcacaaggttattgcggttcaatctacgctgtagatcttcttgctgatttttcattgccatagatccttaacaaacttcatgcgcgacatTCCACTCATTTATACATCttcagctcatcattgtccttcattaaataatgcttttatccatccattGCGCACTGTCatagctcggttgcaacttggtaaatactaaactttactcggtagacattctgccttcattaaccaatatcgataaccttagggtttaccaactaggttccttagggtttaccgactaggttctttgctcggtgatatattatagtattaaccttacaatcaacaacatatgtagaatataaaaacaatctaaacatcatgatctcatcattgtctaactcggtaatagtttcccattgaataacttatttctccccttattcatcacattctttttgtgtcttttaccgaccacttaattctcttcaaatcaatcttctcaagatatggcaacatcatactgaatctgaaaatcaatttcttgacatcaatgacaaaataatgttataaagatagttatcatcctttttcagttatatcaataatcttcaacaaccttctcaatatccttaatgaatatcaacaatctcctgatattgaaatgccaacaatctttcttactataatgccaatagacagaggatcaagagagggaagaggtatgtatctctactttatttttttgatttgatgattatatgcacatgtacatgtgaaatttagataaattataatcttatcatttttcatacaggaaatagccatagttgcttcatcaatggcgagccctcctaagtctactagagaagaatctcaagctctggtacacttttgttctatatattgtagatttttagtgtttttgatctatatatgttattaccttgtattaattttatttaacctacaataattattattgtattaattgtatttaatcttatcatttttcatacaggaaatggccATAGtttcttcatcaatggtgagccctcctaattctactggagaagcatctcaggctctggtacacttttgttctatatattgtagattttcaatgtttttgatctatatatgttattaccttgtattatttgtatttaacctacaataggccCCTTCACGATTTGGCCATGATGTGGATCCTCTCAAGTTCCATTTTAAGAGGACTCCCAAGTCTGACAAGGCAACAAGAGAAAAGATGGTAGATCCCAAATcaacagatgaggtaatctacaattcaattgcaaagaaattatagttgaatgtatagttatgttgataattgtgaactattttttatAAAAGGAATCTAACCTGGCTTTTGAATTGTGGCTGTGCATCCATCTACAAAGCCACgcactgcatcaaagaggctcaattttgatgatccaccacaactataggatcatatagtgttagttgtggtcatcgaAGGAGCAATACatctagatatattctacatttttattgtatatcaatctgaacatggcatatgccatatttttgtaaaatgtttattgACTTGGCATAAATGCCAttttttgtatacatacacaattattgtgcattttgatatatataaatgttgatattcgatccaataaatgtgcattatgttcattattgtgcattttattgatattgatattgatattgatattcggtacatacacaatttgttcattgtgttcgttattgtgcattttgatatatatgaatgttcatttataattgatatagctaatttttgctcaaacaaagacatgcAATttattatgtgagcaatatatccaaagcGCTCAATGAAATAAGTCTAAAAGACAACAAGCAAGCTTACAaaattgtaataaaagagcctccaacacacaatcattaaaatttgtctctacctaaaatagtagttgcaaacTAGGTATTTCCAAAACTAGTGGCTTGCTAATCaattacttcagctaaacaaatgtcTTTTTTTGAATtataccccatataaaagacttaacaATTGACATCATGGAATCtgaagcattgcaattgtggaatatgatttgataagatttctcaGATATTGAACTACCCTTAGAAAACTACATGTCttaatcacaatgaaagtcttggatcacttcaaaatagcttccacttttactaaattcctaacaatagctggatcatggtctgataaattttgatctcagctactccaTAGACTTGGATAATTTTTGATCTCAACTACTCCATAGACttggataaattttgatctcagacttagacaactattcgaTGTATTTGGtgacttcccttttataaatttcaatgaatatttgcctatgtaatcagcaatataaatataaacaacaaaaatttgatttctacaatcatgggttaaactctattttatttactctatatatctctatgttgattttttcaaaaaatcttgtacttttggtttgctgatttttttccTCAAATGTTTTTTGTTGCtgtgatataaagcattgcaattgtggaatattgTTTTTTCCTTTATATCTGTTAATGTGAGTGGTGCGAAGCACCCTCATGCATACAAtggtcaaatttgggtttttgtcttgttttgtgttgtttctgttggcaacaacaattatGAAAATTGTGTTGTTTCTATTGGAATCATAATATAAAAttgtaggcatgtgacaagtgtcaatcGTCTCTCTATTCACTTTGTGCTTTCTCCAAAGTCAATCCACTTCTTGATCTTGTATTTTCATCTTTACCTACCCTTAAATCCTATTGATCTTTTCTAACTATGTGGTCATGGCTATTCAttttttaacctcttaatctaagccCTTGCTTCTCTTTGTGATTTCTATTAAAGAGGTTTCTTGCTTTCATTTTGATCAATCTACATCTTTATCATACTTACATAGTGCCAAAATCATTGTAGCCATACATCATCACCATCAtagccttacatcatcacaaccacatccattcctCTTTGAGCTCTTATGTAAGTgcatacaaatttgagagcaaacaTTATAAtgcaagatcatggaggataggagaatGATGGAGACAAGCCTACCGTAGATGTGAAGGTATAATATTTATGGTTGTATGTTTTCTTTACATTGCATGGTAGATTTCTATTGATTTTTTGTTGAGTGAGTTTGTAGATCTAGGGCTTTGGTTAGATCTTATTTAGGTTTACAATAGATTCAAATCCAACATACACACAATTATTTACAAAATAATCTATTCTTtaaccaaaaatttgaaaaattgataCATTAAACGTTTTCACAAATACGCACAATTCTTGAATTAAAATTACAACTCATCCTAACttcttttttttgtattgtagaaaaTTTTAACTTAACACTATTCAAATACCTACAACATGAACTTTGTTATTAAATCAAATATTCTTTGACAACTCAACCTAACTTTAAAATCTTTATGGACAGTAATTCAAATATTATATACCTTCAAAGATAAGGACGATTTGCAAGAATTTGAGGCAGCAAAAAGCCAAAAGGAAAATGGATATTACTAGACGACAAGGTTAGTTTAGAGTTTAAAGTTTAATACAATTAACAATTGCGTACCGTACACGCATTACTTTAGAAAAAAACCGCGCATGCCTTTCTATACAACGTACGTATGTAAACATGACGTTTTCatatttagatttaaaaaaaaaacacgaaAAAAACAAGGAGGTAATCCTCACCATTCACAGAAAAAAGCATACAAGAACACTATCAAAATCGCGAGCATACAAGTTAAAACAAAAATGCAGGCCCGTATCAGAATAATGGAATCCGTGATTTAATAAATTTTGAAGACTTTACCACAACCTTCCAACTGAATGGCATCGACAGATacataaatcaatcaaatcaagtcAATTGCAGTCAATTGGCTGAAAAAATTGATTCCAGCGGATAGCCCACTGCTCTGCTTACTGTGTTTTTTGTTAGAGAAGCTCAAGAATGTCTGTTCGTTATTCATTAATGGCTCAAATCTCGGCCATTAATAGGCTTCTTGACTGTTGTACAGTGAATGACAGACTTGACGGAACCCATACAACCATTTAGCGACGTTAAAGTAACCATTTTTATCCAGTCTTTGGCTCTGGGCGTCTCTCCTGCCATTTTTCCGTTGACGGACTGTTCAATGTGGCGGTTCTTTAAGCTCTTCTGTTGCCTGAGACGCATGTCGTCCAGCTGCATAACAGGAGTTTTACTGAGGCCCACAGCAAAAAACTGCTGCCATTTCAGAGACTTTTCAGTGCACCAATGTCGCGGCTTTGGTGACGTGGAGGAGCTCCGACGGGGCTTCGATTCAGAATTAACATGTCCAGAATTTTTTCTCTGCGAGGCAGAGTAATTGAAGTTTCCACGCGAAGCTTGAGAATTGTTAGAGCTTGAGATTGTCCAGTAGCTTGACCGTGAGTCCAGCGAATCTGATCTCCAAGTCTGCAGTTTTTCTGATATCAGAATCCGATTCTCCCCGAACGAGCTCGATTCGCTGGATGAAAACTGTACTGCGTTGGATTTAGTAAGAGGAAGAAGGTGGCCGTCGTAGAACAGATCGTCGGCCGGGCAGCTGTGGAATTCTGTTGAAATCGAGTGGCCCAAATCGAAGCCCAAGTCGAAATTGAAATCCTGGTGCTCTAAAAATTCAATGCTTGAATTTTTCATCGAACTCCCCCATTCTGCACTGATCTCAGTCTTCCCAGAAATGGGAAGGTCGCAGAAGGAAAGAGTGTCATCCTCAGATTCGCCATACGCATCTCGGGACCCGCAGGATTCCTCCACAAATTCTATCTGTACAAATATAAAAAATTTTAGACTGCAGGAATCGAGTAGCCCTTCTATAATCTGTGCCGACAAATTTTATAATATGATCACACACCTTCAAAGATTATACAAACAGAAATGATAGACCTCGTGACCTTGTGCCTATCACATTAAACTCCTAAGATTGAATTGTTATTCAGCAAAACTCTACTTTTATTGAAAAGTTTCAGTACTGATGGTGTGAAACAAATTAGATACAGGGTATGACAGGAATTGTGCAGAGCAATGGGAAGTGAAAGAGGCTTTTTAACAGGATGGTTTGGTTCTCAGGGCACATAACGAAGCTTTCTCTATCGAACTGTAAGAGTCATGCAGATTTTTCTGGTGATTTAGCAAATAATTTTCTGCGGGCCCAATTCCATTAAACAAAGCAGCCAAAAAGCTTCACCGGCGGGAGCAGGAGTCCCATTACTCTTTCATGGTGGAATCGTAGACTAAAAATAATTGCCGGCCACTAAGAACTTTATAGATTTTTACATACAATTGTGGGACCAAAGCACGGGATAGAGAGCTAAGTATTTCTTCTTTATTCATAGCACTGCCATCAGCTGCCCACAACACTAAGATTCCACCTTGTAAAGATGTATACCTTTCATTAATGTGTCAAATCGTGGGGTCACTGCTTTCTCTTGGAGAAGATGTGTGAGATAAATTATATGACAGGGAAGGTGGTCATTGAATCACATTTGGAATGAATAACGCAAGAAAGTGACAAATAAAAGAAGATAGGTGGTCTTCTAGAATCCATATAAACAATGGAGGAATTAGGTAAGATGCTTTATCATGTGATAAATAATTATTCACACTCTTGATTTTTCAAATCTGTGTACATCATCCTAGATATTAGGTAGGTTAAATATCTGTTGATTAAAAATCAATGTACATCATCCTAGATATTAGGTAGGTTAAATATATGTAGATGTGTCATAAATATTTTCTATATTTTGTGGGAGACAATTTTTAaaggtcaattttttttttttttgtgacagGATCATTGGTCTCGTTCACTGATCTCATTTATAATTGAAGAGACCGATCTCATTTATAATTGAAGAGATCAAAGGGATCTACATTTGGACATTTGGAAACTAATGGTgaacaaatcaaaatattttttataaaagttGACTTTTATAAATTGGAAAATaagtttttttgttttataatctaAGAATTATATATTTTGAATTCATCACATTAGAAGCAAGGGTGAGATATCTTTCCTAATATTCTCTCATATGTTAAACACCTTGCATGAGAAAATTGAGTAGTAGCACTATCAATGGACTATTGGGTGTTGAAAGACATGTAGACTCTTATCATTGTTTTCACTTTTATGTGCTTACTAGAGTCATCAAATCtacaacttaatttttttttttaatctaccaTCATCCTCTCATCTTCGACCATGTCACAAACACAAAAGTACTAAAAACTAATATGGTAGACAAATGACGTGCTCTAATTGTAACATAGAACTAAAATATCTCTCAGAGTTATCCCAACATCTAAACCTAAATGTTTAAGCTAGATGGGTTCCTCACAAACATGAGTAGCTAACATGTATTTTATTTATGTGGTGGAAAAAGAAATCACAACCTACCACTTATCAAACTGATTGTAacataaaaataatgaaaatatatacATTGATTGATGTTTTTCTATCATAATCCCTAGCCCAATTTGAGTCACAAATCCATGAATAATCATTGAGGGTCAATCAACTATAGAATtactgatgtaggagcatcacAGATGATGGATCCTTATTTTGAAATTAACAGCTTAAAGGAGGTTAGATGAGCATTAGATGGGGCAGTGCCTATATTTTAGCACTGTCAACTGGtgtagggatagggacaaatatttaatttattttcagagGTTTTTTAACCTACTTTTGGTAAAAAGGGAGAGacctacaaatataaaaaataagattttgtcaatttttttgatATGAAGATTAAAACTTAGAATCATACTTTTGGTGTCTAAAAATGAGTCTTTGGCATTGCAAGAAGATATATTTTTGCAATAGGTCTAGTTGATTGTTTGTTGGGAAATATTATAATTGTTAGTAAATCTTTGTGGCAGATTTTGCCTTGTTTTGAGTGAGTGAATTTTCAAGTCATTTATTTGATCATATGAGGAGATATGGAGTGATGTATGTATTATTAGTTCAATAGATGTCATCAAGGTTTTAAGGTGTAAATGTGGTTTTGTTTAAATTTTGTGTTTGGTTGCAAGGATTAGTTGTCTTTCCTTAGGTATCTAGTCATTGTCTACATCAATTACTATAATAACAAAAGGATTACTTAGAGGTTCATTGTAAATATATACAAACCCTCTTCTTTGCATCTCAATATACTACTACAAGGTTCATGGATCAACTCAAGACTCTCATTGATTGGGTTGTGTTTAGTCTAGTACAAACACCAACATAAGGTACTAGGACCATGCCCTCCATCTAGTTAGGAGAATCTGAATACTACTTTACTAATAACTTAATCTAAAATCTAATTTAATATGAATACATAATAGTCTACAACCTATCATGTTCAACCTTTGGAACACTATGTTTATGTAGTTGATTTTAACAAGTCAAATAATTTTTATTCTATCTATTTTAAATTCTATATCGGAACTGAACCTAGTATCCCTTAATTATCTTATCTAAAAGTATGCTAAACTattagaattgaattcataaatCATGTCTTCACCATTATCAAAAAATAACACatcatcaaaatataatataataacaagGAAATaatcattgtcaatcttataataTATGTTGTGATCTAATTTGGATCTCAAATAATCCCAATCCCAATATAT contains these protein-coding regions:
- the LOC131059601 gene encoding uncharacterized protein LOC131059601, whose product is MKNSSIEFLEHQDFNFDLGFDLGHSISTEFHSCPADDLFYDGHLLPLTKSNAVQFSSSESSSFGENRILISEKLQTWRSDSLDSRSSYWTISSSNNSQASRGNFNYSASQRKNSGHVNSESKPRRSSSTSPKPRHWCTEKSLKWQQFFAVGLSKTPVMQLDDMRLRQQKSLKNRHIEQSVNGKMAGETPRAKDWIKMVTLTSLNGCMGSVKSVIHCTTVKKPINGRDLSH